In Candidatus Wallbacteria bacterium, a genomic segment contains:
- a CDS encoding helix-turn-helix transcriptional regulator — MPIIIRLDVELAKKKMKLTELSEKLGISIVNLSNFKTGKIKVVKLSTLEGMCEALQCQPGDIIEYKPEEKGQP; from the coding sequence ATGCCTATAATCATCAGGCTCGACGTTGAATTAGCCAAAAAGAAGATGAAACTGACAGAACTTTCGGAAAAACTCGGGATCTCCATCGTGAACCTGTCCAATTTCAAGACAGGCAAAATCAAGGTTGTCAAGCTCTCAACTCTGGAAGGGATGTGCGAGGCCCTGCAGTGCCAGCCTGGCGACATCATTGAATACAAACCTGAAGAAAAAGGGCAGCCCTGA
- a CDS encoding ABC transporter ATP-binding protein gives METMVRTEKLSVSYRTGKSKYLKALSDVDLAVEKGDFLALLGPNGAGKTTAMLCMLGLIKPTTGSVSLLGSSPYPGAPVFERVAYLPEEPLYPEFLNIRETVTYYSGLYKNDCNEKKIRELIGRVGLTDFEKLKVGQCSKGMKQRLGIAICLANDPEVYFLDELSRGLDPIMLMDLRDILLELSSEGKTIIMNSHMLSEVEQLCTKAVIINKGRVIRQDTLDNLMSTDIERYTAEIGSCEVPEFAELVSRVQNRLILEFETSRLPQIAEYCRSRNVVLYECHLKRRSLEDAFRQVLGEDK, from the coding sequence ATGGAAACAATGGTCAGAACGGAAAAACTCTCTGTTTCCTATCGGACAGGAAAAAGCAAATACCTGAAAGCACTGTCAGATGTGGACCTGGCAGTGGAAAAAGGCGATTTTCTCGCGCTGCTCGGCCCCAACGGAGCAGGCAAGACTACAGCCATGCTCTGCATGCTGGGGCTGATCAAACCCACTACAGGCTCAGTCTCGCTGCTTGGTTCATCTCCATATCCGGGCGCTCCTGTTTTCGAGCGGGTGGCCTATCTTCCTGAAGAGCCTCTTTATCCGGAATTTCTTAACATCAGAGAAACTGTGACCTACTATTCAGGTCTCTATAAAAATGACTGCAACGAAAAGAAAATCCGGGAGCTGATCGGCAGAGTCGGCTTGACTGATTTTGAAAAGCTCAAAGTGGGCCAATGTTCAAAAGGCATGAAACAAAGACTCGGGATAGCGATCTGCCTGGCCAATGATCCCGAAGTTTACTTCCTGGATGAATTATCGCGAGGCCTGGACCCGATCATGCTGATGGATCTGCGGGATATCCTGCTGGAACTCTCTTCGGAAGGCAAAACCATTATCATGAATTCCCACATGCTGTCCGAAGTAGAACAGCTCTGCACAAAGGCGGTGATTATCAATAAAGGAAGAGTGATCAGGCAGGACACTCTGGATAATCTCATGTCTACAGACATCGAACGCTATACTGCTGAAATCGGAAGTTGTGAAGTCCCTGAGTTCGCAGAACTGGTTTCCAGAGTTCAGAACAGGCTGATTCTGGAATTCGAGACTTCCAGACTGCCTCAGATCGCCGAATACTGCCGCAGCAGAAATGTTGTGTTATACGAATGTCATCTGAAGAGACGCAGCCTGGAAGATGCATTTCGACAGGTACTCGGGGAGGATAAATGA
- a CDS encoding TlpA disulfide reductase family protein, translating to MEKRQRAIVILLLLTGMVLTVFHIKIKQLPDAGAMKSGIMDQLNSYARQGQYFPEARIRLLSGESLDITESIGKKVIIINFFASWCPPCKSELPDFEKYFEKLRDKPVLFIGISLDQEKDRKALDSVLAESGVTYPVGFPEIPSIAEKVNVKSIPVTVLINILGKVSSMHVGAINPETLGKEIDANLRGLERGLGISRDDYLTRLAKQTLENGGE from the coding sequence ATGGAAAAACGACAGCGGGCTATAGTCATTCTTCTGTTATTGACCGGCATGGTTCTGACAGTATTTCACATCAAAATCAAGCAGCTGCCTGATGCAGGTGCAATGAAATCCGGGATCATGGACCAGCTGAATTCCTATGCCAGGCAGGGGCAATACTTCCCTGAAGCGCGGATCAGGCTTCTCAGCGGCGAATCGCTTGATATTACTGAAAGCATAGGCAAAAAGGTGATCATCATCAACTTTTTCGCCTCCTGGTGCCCTCCCTGCAAATCTGAACTGCCGGATTTCGAGAAATACTTCGAGAAACTCCGCGATAAACCTGTGCTTTTTATCGGCATCAGCCTGGACCAGGAAAAAGACAGGAAAGCCCTGGACAGTGTTCTGGCTGAGTCAGGAGTAACTTATCCTGTGGGTTTTCCGGAAATCCCGAGTATTGCTGAAAAAGTTAACGTAAAATCAATTCCAGTCACTGTCCTGATCAACATTCTGGGAAAAGTATCCAGCATGCACGTTGGAGCCATAAATCCCGAAACCCTGGGCAAAGAAATCGACGCAAATCTCAGGGGTCTGGAACGCGGTCTGGGCATCAGCCGAGACGATTACCTGACCAGACTGGCAAAACAGACTCTGGAAAACGGGGGGGAATGA
- a CDS encoding TlpA disulfide reductase family protein has translation MKIVALILLVLAAAGFCPALQADEIQPDELTMDRVQTPNFSLTYYDDPNKTFTLNDNLGQKNHVFVFFATWCGACQKELPQINAIRNKYPTCDFTAINYRETTQQVTDYFGSASIQLPCLLDKSGSVFKQFGLEYIPDILVVSKTGEQLMLGTKSVEELEALLATLN, from the coding sequence ATGAAGATCGTAGCCCTCATTTTGCTGGTTTTAGCTGCTGCCGGCTTCTGCCCGGCTCTTCAGGCAGATGAGATTCAGCCGGACGAACTTACCATGGACAGGGTTCAGACTCCGAATTTCAGCCTGACATACTATGATGATCCAAACAAGACATTCACGCTGAATGATAATCTGGGACAGAAAAATCACGTGTTCGTCTTTTTTGCCACCTGGTGCGGCGCCTGCCAGAAAGAACTGCCCCAGATCAATGCCATCCGCAACAAATACCCGACCTGCGATTTCACAGCCATCAATTACCGCGAAACCACGCAGCAGGTCACAGACTACTTCGGGTCTGCCAGTATCCAGCTCCCCTGCCTGCTGGACAAATCCGGCAGCGTTTTCAAGCAGTTCGGACTTGAGTACATTCCGGACATACTGGTAGTGAGCAAAACCGGCGAACAGCTGATGCTTGGTACAAAGTCTGTCGAAGAACTGGAAGCTCTTTTGGCAACCCTGAATTGA
- a CDS encoding SPASM domain-containing protein, producing the protein MNRPEALKRLDIIQFGITDFCNLRCVMCVQSEVEFQQLKKYCFSLEQFRSVIDSMLDSGLHANALYFYNVGEIFLAPDFLSMLSYAFEQNTENRIFDWVFLNTNATLIDRESAESLLGILEMQAQKTRVVIDFSLDASSASVYGKIRRNGDFDLVQENVRNLVIRRTERGTSNLNFIFQIVIQPRNFHEVGSFVDYWSGFLEQLSLSHALLPMENLSYTTVLKEGCDIINLRPLSICHEKEFDRSTRKLWEFWVEKLIRGGSPALPEIPDDDWKIASLDRLQIAEGKDLAKVRKIIPWEHQRKNPCPFPFKSALILPSGEVTVCCFEPFSLGNLDQNTFSEIWFSKTASEKREASVRRDFARLSANCPTCPVAEDTFFDYLQLSEIDEIFSGKPEIIDLVLSDCGEKVLMKADFFLRKGRYGLALQLCRSLPEGIERGEFTHYAACLAQSDGFDSEALEFLLLAEQSDPDSVRVRLTEALINSGRYAEAEARLQRLEPGDQRGRLYYRLGRDYLRDNPAEAERCLITAEQEMDDPKEAKAHLRNIRISL; encoded by the coding sequence ATGAATCGTCCGGAAGCATTGAAAAGGCTCGACATCATCCAGTTTGGGATCACTGATTTCTGCAACCTGCGCTGCGTGATGTGCGTGCAGAGCGAAGTCGAGTTCCAGCAGTTAAAAAAGTACTGTTTCAGCCTTGAGCAGTTCCGCTCTGTCATCGACAGCATGCTGGATAGCGGGCTCCATGCCAATGCCTTGTATTTCTATAATGTGGGAGAAATTTTCCTGGCGCCTGACTTTTTATCGATGCTTTCTTACGCTTTTGAGCAGAATACGGAAAACAGAATTTTCGACTGGGTTTTTCTCAATACAAATGCCACTCTGATTGATAGGGAATCAGCTGAATCTCTGCTTGGAATTCTTGAGATGCAGGCTCAGAAAACGAGGGTTGTGATTGATTTTTCGCTGGATGCCAGTTCAGCTTCTGTTTATGGGAAAATCCGCCGAAACGGTGATTTTGACCTGGTTCAGGAAAATGTCCGTAATTTAGTAATCAGGAGAACTGAACGAGGTACCTCTAACTTGAACTTCATTTTCCAGATCGTGATTCAACCCAGGAATTTTCACGAAGTCGGGTCTTTCGTAGATTACTGGTCCGGGTTTCTCGAACAGCTCTCTCTTTCACATGCACTGCTTCCGATGGAAAATCTTTCCTATACCACGGTGCTGAAAGAGGGCTGCGATATCATCAACCTGCGTCCATTGTCTATCTGCCATGAGAAGGAATTCGACCGTTCAACCCGGAAACTCTGGGAATTCTGGGTGGAAAAGCTGATCAGGGGCGGCAGTCCTGCTCTCCCGGAGATTCCGGACGATGATTGGAAAATAGCCTCTCTGGACCGTTTGCAGATAGCGGAAGGGAAAGATCTGGCAAAAGTCCGCAAAATTATTCCCTGGGAACATCAGAGAAAAAATCCCTGCCCGTTCCCGTTTAAAAGTGCGCTGATCTTACCGAGCGGTGAGGTTACAGTCTGCTGCTTTGAGCCTTTCAGCCTTGGAAACCTTGATCAAAACACTTTCAGTGAGATCTGGTTTTCTAAGACAGCCTCTGAGAAAAGGGAGGCCAGCGTCAGGCGGGATTTTGCTCGTCTCTCAGCCAACTGCCCGACCTGCCCAGTAGCAGAAGACACATTTTTTGATTATCTGCAACTCTCTGAGATTGACGAGATTTTCAGCGGAAAACCTGAGATTATCGACCTGGTCCTCTCGGATTGCGGAGAAAAAGTTTTAATGAAAGCTGATTTTTTTCTGAGGAAAGGCCGATACGGGCTGGCCCTGCAACTCTGCCGGAGTCTGCCTGAAGGGATTGAGCGGGGTGAGTTTACCCATTACGCTGCATGTCTCGCTCAGTCGGATGGGTTTGACAGCGAAGCCCTGGAATTTTTATTACTGGCTGAGCAATCTGACCCTGACTCTGTCAGGGTCAGACTGACGGAAGCCCTGATCAACTCGGGGCGATATGCAGAAGCCGAAGCGAGGCTGCAGAGGCTTGAGCCTGGAGATCAGAGAGGCAGGCTTTATTACAGGCTTGGAAGGGACTACCTGAGGGATAATCCTGCTGAAGCTGAGCGCTGCCTGATCACAGCAGAACAGGAAATGGACGATCCTAAGGAAGCTAAGGCACATCTGAGAAACATCAGGATTTCTTTGTAA
- a CDS encoding tetratricopeptide repeat protein has protein sequence MLKKILTLFLGFLCSLILLEAVLWISGLFTVNSRSVAPSGNDFQIFCCGDSFTFGYGVTQGKDYPSMLQEMLNKDIQLRKFTVSNLGVSGGNTRKVMQRLESQLPASPKIILVQAGMRNYSDFSGYPEKGNPVWQLIRFLSDNARSMKLFRSLLLNLRDKTNDLSWFQIWNFLIESLTTKVEYLHPPLSRPGEGEIPTQPHTSEIVANDDPLKQGLEALDSGRPRTAIKLFREAIRLHPGNTAPLIGLAESFDALSRPDLCREWLESALKLPDNGNSCNALGEFYYDQKKYSAALTILSEGISRHPDHAMLHYNLGRVHSRLNDLANTIRCFDQALSLHLSDPESLADIYVLKGLIKSQSRNAAERQEAEKYFLDAEALTPGSAYLLNSMAEYYQRQENLVKAGEYFRKAGNRQALSWIKRLISLEFDRQKIGDWLRTDYREFISEAQKHGSAILFLNYPEDEIKEMREVAEKFGIPLIDLKTGFDDLWKNGMNRDDFFLPDGHCNAEGNRVMAEIVFETLKKSGLLEQ, from the coding sequence ATGCTGAAAAAAATTCTGACACTTTTTCTCGGATTTCTCTGCTCCCTGATTCTGCTGGAAGCAGTATTGTGGATCAGCGGGCTGTTTACAGTAAATTCCAGATCTGTTGCGCCGAGCGGGAACGATTTTCAGATTTTCTGCTGCGGAGATTCATTCACCTTTGGTTACGGTGTAACTCAGGGAAAAGACTATCCTTCCATGCTTCAAGAGATGTTAAATAAAGATATCCAGCTCAGAAAATTCACAGTCTCCAATCTTGGAGTGAGCGGAGGCAACACCAGAAAAGTCATGCAGCGCCTGGAATCTCAACTGCCGGCATCCCCTAAAATCATCCTGGTCCAGGCAGGGATGCGGAATTACTCAGATTTTTCCGGCTATCCGGAGAAGGGAAATCCAGTCTGGCAGCTGATCCGTTTTCTGAGCGACAATGCCAGAAGCATGAAACTTTTCCGCTCCCTGCTCCTGAATCTTCGGGATAAAACAAACGATCTCAGCTGGTTCCAGATCTGGAACTTTCTGATCGAGTCCCTGACCACGAAAGTGGAGTACCTTCACCCGCCCCTTTCCCGCCCGGGGGAAGGTGAAATACCCACTCAGCCCCATACTTCTGAAATTGTGGCAAATGATGATCCACTAAAGCAGGGACTGGAAGCGCTTGACTCAGGCAGACCGAGAACTGCAATCAAACTGTTCCGGGAAGCTATCCGGCTTCATCCGGGAAATACAGCCCCCTTGATTGGACTGGCGGAATCCTTTGATGCACTTTCCAGACCGGACCTCTGCCGCGAATGGCTGGAATCAGCGCTGAAACTTCCGGACAACGGCAACTCCTGCAACGCCCTGGGAGAATTCTACTATGATCAGAAAAAGTACTCCGCTGCTTTGACAATCCTCTCGGAGGGCATCAGCAGGCATCCTGATCACGCAATGCTCCACTATAATCTGGGGCGTGTCCATTCCAGGCTGAATGACCTGGCCAATACTATCAGATGCTTTGACCAGGCTCTGTCCCTGCACCTGTCTGATCCCGAATCGCTCGCCGACATCTATGTCCTGAAAGGATTGATCAAATCCCAGAGCCGCAATGCCGCTGAGCGGCAGGAGGCGGAAAAATATTTTCTGGACGCTGAAGCGCTGACTCCAGGCAGTGCCTATCTGCTGAACAGCATGGCTGAATACTATCAGAGGCAGGAAAATCTGGTTAAAGCAGGCGAATATTTTCGCAAGGCCGGCAACAGGCAGGCCCTGTCATGGATAAAGAGGCTGATCAGCCTGGAATTCGACAGACAGAAAATCGGGGACTGGCTCAGGACGGACTATCGTGAATTTATCTCTGAAGCCCAAAAACATGGCTCTGCAATCTTATTTCTGAACTACCCTGAGGATGAAATCAAAGAGATGCGGGAGGTTGCGGAGAAATTCGGGATCCCTTTGATCGATCTTAAGACTGGATTCGATGATTTATGGAAAAACGGAATGAACAGAGACGATTTTTTCCTGCCTGACGGCCATTGCAATGCAGAAGGCAACAGAGTGATGGCTGAAATAGTATTCGAAACATTGAAGAAATCGGGCTTGCTGGAACAGTAA
- a CDS encoding thermonuclease family protein, with amino-acid sequence MSMLKTTFLILAVFHGIAFASADKDFKASVIGVINGHTLIVQTDSAQLKVRLYGIACPDLRQPYGLMACKYSARAVNGKQIQVVVKSRDDNGVIAGRVYLEKNNDGDCLNRELVKQGLAWWNQVESPTELTLNKLEKLARAKKIGLWQDDDPLPPHAFKEIKKQQKMASRKSRLRSGT; translated from the coding sequence ATGAGCATGCTTAAAACAACTTTTTTAATACTCGCTGTTTTCCATGGAATTGCTTTCGCTTCTGCTGATAAAGATTTCAAAGCTTCAGTGATCGGAGTGATCAACGGCCACACCCTGATCGTGCAGACTGATTCGGCTCAGCTCAAAGTCAGGCTTTACGGGATCGCCTGCCCGGACCTCCGCCAGCCATATGGGTTGATGGCCTGCAAATATTCGGCAAGAGCCGTAAATGGTAAGCAGATTCAGGTAGTAGTCAAGAGCAGGGACGATAACGGAGTAATAGCGGGACGGGTTTATCTGGAAAAGAACAATGACGGCGACTGCCTGAATCGAGAACTGGTCAAACAGGGCCTGGCCTGGTGGAATCAGGTGGAATCACCTACTGAGCTTACGCTGAATAAACTGGAAAAGCTGGCCAGGGCTAAAAAAATCGGGCTCTGGCAGGACGATGACCCCTTGCCGCCGCATGCGTTCAAAGAAATCAAGAAACAGCAGAAAATGGCATCCAGAAAATCCCGGCTACGATCCGGAACCTGA
- a CDS encoding tetratricopeptide repeat protein, translating to MKTEFFSALLFLAISSPYFTIEKNTREVLIENAGWSAESQYKLGLECFTGSAGVPQDYKQAMQWFLKAAIQGHSGAQFKCAVMYENGYGVQEDSGQAALWYEKAAEQSITAAQYAIGLMYYEGSGVEIDMVKAYFWLNLAAATGYKDSVLNRDILEDNLTPDQLKAAGRMAQDWKEKHPGK from the coding sequence TTGAAAACCGAGTTTTTTTCCGCACTGTTATTCCTGGCGATTTCCAGCCCCTATTTTACGATAGAGAAAAACACGCGGGAAGTTCTGATCGAAAATGCGGGATGGTCTGCAGAAAGTCAGTATAAGCTTGGTTTGGAATGCTTTACCGGCAGTGCGGGAGTTCCACAGGATTACAAACAGGCCATGCAGTGGTTCCTGAAAGCAGCCATCCAGGGTCATTCAGGCGCCCAGTTCAAATGCGCGGTCATGTATGAAAATGGCTACGGCGTGCAGGAGGATTCAGGGCAGGCTGCTCTCTGGTACGAAAAAGCCGCTGAACAGAGCATCACAGCAGCTCAGTATGCGATAGGGCTCATGTATTACGAGGGCAGCGGAGTCGAGATCGACATGGTGAAAGCTTACTTCTGGCTGAATCTGGCGGCAGCGACCGGATATAAAGACTCGGTTCTGAATCGGGATATCCTGGAAGACAATCTGACTCCAGACCAGTTGAAGGCAGCAGGCAGAATGGCACAGGATTGGAAGGAAAAGCATCCGGGAAAGTGA
- a CDS encoding tetratricopeptide repeat protein → MAYIIGALTGALLTTFLLTRIIIFFVARRTDWVRASYLTFWLGSICLLLTGFFFGVRGFLIFIPCMVFWLFMDLSKTGKNGDEHFCGKFSDTTGNFKEYHAADAEIAQSQDMVEFVEVVESPEDYGQILQKNLKEAESGDAASQFNLGAAYETGLGVPQDYVKAHFWWNLAAASGNQEARKNRDTVAMKMTAEQVAEAQKMATEWTEKHPGK, encoded by the coding sequence ATGGCATATATCATCGGAGCATTGACTGGAGCGCTGCTGACAACATTTCTTTTGACCAGAATTATTATTTTCTTTGTTGCCAGAAGAACGGATTGGGTAAGAGCTTCTTATCTTACTTTCTGGCTAGGTTCAATCTGTCTTTTGCTGACTGGTTTCTTTTTTGGTGTGCGGGGATTTTTGATATTTATTCCCTGCATGGTGTTCTGGCTGTTTATGGATTTGTCTAAAACTGGAAAAAATGGAGACGAACATTTTTGCGGGAAATTCTCTGATACCACTGGAAATTTTAAGGAATATCACGCAGCTGATGCTGAAATTGCTCAAAGCCAGGACATGGTTGAATTTGTTGAAGTTGTAGAATCCCCTGAAGATTACGGACAGATTCTGCAGAAGAATCTGAAAGAGGCGGAATCCGGAGATGCTGCTTCGCAGTTCAATCTCGGGGCAGCCTATGAGACAGGATTGGGAGTCCCCCAGGATTATGTGAAGGCCCATTTCTGGTGGAATCTGGCAGCTGCTTCAGGTAACCAGGAAGCGAGAAAAAATCGCGATACAGTTGCCATGAAGATGACTGCAGAGCAGGTCGCTGAAGCTCAGAAAATGGCGACTGAGTGGACAGAAAAGCACCCTGGTAAATAG
- a CDS encoding 4Fe-4S binding protein, translated as MAHVISDSCVTCGSCKDVCPVGAIAEGTPKYKIDPNVCIDCGACVDTCPVSAISPA; from the coding sequence ATGGCGCACGTAATTTCCGATTCCTGCGTCACCTGTGGAAGCTGCAAGGATGTATGCCCGGTGGGAGCGATCGCAGAAGGAACTCCCAAGTACAAGATAGATCCCAATGTCTGCATTGACTGCGGCGCCTGCGTGGACACCTGCCCGGTCAGTGCGATTTCACCGGCATAA
- a CDS encoding prepilin-type N-terminal cleavage/methylation domain-containing protein, whose amino-acid sequence MKRGFTILETMLSLSLLSLVLLLVFSIGKNASSTFSAGLSDANNLEQDEDMLLYLKPIFDNLRLIKWEPVNNRIFLATSSETAEVILEEGNLVLRKGSKLRNLSRNKITGFSFSFDGRIAMLELSSAGKKKSYFFHPVCYLNDPDEKI is encoded by the coding sequence ATGAAACGTGGATTCACCATCCTGGAAACAATGCTGAGCCTGTCTCTGCTGAGCCTGGTCCTGCTGCTGGTCTTCAGTATCGGAAAAAACGCCAGCAGCACATTTTCGGCTGGTTTGTCGGATGCCAACAACCTGGAACAGGACGAAGACATGCTCCTTTATCTGAAACCTATCTTCGATAACCTGCGCCTGATAAAATGGGAACCTGTAAACAACCGGATTTTCCTCGCCACTTCATCTGAAACAGCTGAGGTCATACTGGAAGAGGGAAATCTGGTCCTGCGGAAGGGCTCAAAACTGCGAAACCTCTCCCGCAATAAAATCACAGGGTTCAGTTTCAGCTTCGACGGCAGGATCGCAATGCTGGAGCTGTCGTCTGCCGGAAAGAAAAAATCGTATTTTTTTCATCCTGTCTGCTATCTGAACGATCCTGACGAAAAAATTTAA
- a CDS encoding type II secretion system protein: MKTVKGITYLEIIMSIAIFSVLALAYLDLSRQTNLRGHLLSRSNEALFLCLNALEVLDGSALPDTGKFVKFSELHLQAPKEGVDSIMVRVENHAPLQYVYLECPLQKTLRFCLIKELK, translated from the coding sequence TTGAAAACCGTTAAAGGGATCACCTATCTGGAAATCATCATGAGCATAGCCATTTTTTCCGTACTCGCTTTAGCTTATCTGGACCTCTCACGGCAGACGAATCTCAGAGGGCATCTGCTTTCCAGAAGCAACGAAGCTCTGTTCCTGTGCCTCAATGCCCTTGAAGTTTTAGATGGGTCAGCACTTCCGGATACAGGGAAATTCGTGAAATTTTCCGAACTGCACCTTCAGGCCCCGAAGGAAGGTGTGGACAGCATCATGGTGAGGGTGGAAAACCACGCCCCTCTTCAATACGTATATCTGGAATGCCCGCTCCAGAAAACCTTGAGATTCTGCCTGATCAAGGAGCTGAAATGA
- a CDS encoding polysaccharide biosynthesis/export family protein, translated as MAGKILAALLLLYTVTLLGSVVPSEEKYRVGVEDQLRIFVDRHSELTVSVPVGPDGYISYPLIGNVQVLGLSREEVRLKMTQLLSKYYKNPMVSVVIEAYNSFKVAVLGEVGKPGLYVLKSEPTVMHAISMAEGPKDTASLSEAYLKKADSSELLRLDLYSLLVKGDMTKNLELGPGDVIYVPQGTKNQFYILGEVIKPGVFPMKDGLTLLEAIALAGSETDKAMMRRISIVRKKEGKTDPDIYIVNAEKIIREGKLEFNMKIEPGDVIYVPKSAKPEWDRIAPMLTTISTTHGLVKGW; from the coding sequence ATGGCCGGTAAAATACTTGCCGCATTGCTCTTGTTATACACAGTAACCCTTTTGGGATCAGTAGTTCCTTCTGAAGAGAAATATCGCGTGGGTGTTGAGGATCAGCTGAGGATTTTTGTTGACAGGCATTCAGAACTTACTGTCTCAGTTCCAGTCGGACCTGACGGATATATTTCATATCCCCTGATCGGAAATGTGCAGGTACTGGGGCTTTCCAGGGAAGAAGTGCGCTTGAAAATGACTCAACTCTTGAGCAAGTATTATAAGAACCCCATGGTGTCGGTGGTAATCGAAGCATACAACAGCTTCAAAGTCGCTGTGCTTGGGGAAGTAGGAAAGCCGGGGCTTTATGTGTTGAAGAGTGAACCTACCGTGATGCACGCGATTTCCATGGCCGAAGGGCCGAAGGATACAGCCTCTCTTTCAGAAGCTTACTTAAAAAAAGCCGACAGCAGTGAGCTGTTGAGGCTGGATTTGTATTCACTGCTCGTCAAGGGCGACATGACCAAGAATCTGGAACTGGGGCCTGGGGATGTGATCTATGTTCCCCAAGGCACTAAAAATCAGTTCTATATCCTGGGGGAAGTGATTAAACCCGGAGTTTTTCCGATGAAAGACGGGCTTACATTGCTGGAAGCAATTGCTTTGGCCGGTTCTGAAACAGATAAAGCCATGATGCGGAGGATTTCTATTGTCCGGAAAAAAGAAGGCAAAACAGATCCTGATATTTACATCGTGAATGCGGAAAAGATCATCCGTGAAGGAAAGCTTGAGTTTAACATGAAGATTGAGCCTGGCGATGTGATCTATGTGCCGAAGAGCGCCAAACCGGAATGGGACAGGATCGCACCGATGCTGACAACGATCTCAACCACGCATGGCCTGGTCAAGGGCTGGTAA
- a CDS encoding SDR family oxidoreductase produces the protein MNSPKDFLGVSGKKYLIFGLANKKSVAYFIARNLQESGAVPIFSVQTEEQLRQVEKLFPGCSSKICDLRDPENLCRLKSSMPAKTILDGIVHSVAFANYVPGRKFLETSREDFLSSTAISCFSLVEISHVFKDMLAKDASVVTISISTTRMAAENYGYMAPIKAALESCLCFLAKSFSEFSEVRFNAVCAGLLKTSSSAGIPGYVDSYLFAEQAILRKKNLETQEVADAAVFLLSRRSSGINAQKIIVDAGMETNYFDKKIVEKVVK, from the coding sequence TTGAATTCTCCGAAAGATTTTCTGGGTGTTTCCGGCAAAAAATATCTGATCTTCGGTCTGGCCAACAAAAAGAGCGTGGCCTATTTCATCGCCAGGAATCTGCAGGAATCAGGCGCTGTTCCTATCTTTTCAGTGCAGACAGAAGAGCAGCTCCGGCAGGTGGAAAAATTGTTCCCTGGCTGCAGCTCGAAAATCTGTGACCTCAGGGATCCGGAAAATCTTTGCCGTCTCAAATCTTCAATGCCCGCTAAAACGATACTGGACGGCATAGTGCATTCAGTGGCCTTCGCCAACTATGTGCCTGGCAGGAAATTTCTCGAAACTTCCAGGGAAGATTTTCTGAGCTCTACAGCGATTTCCTGTTTTTCGCTGGTGGAAATCAGCCATGTTTTCAAAGACATGCTGGCTAAAGATGCCTCAGTGGTGACGATCTCCATTTCCACTACCCGCATGGCTGCGGAAAATTACGGCTATATGGCTCCCATCAAGGCAGCCCTTGAATCATGCCTCTGTTTCCTTGCCAAATCATTCAGCGAATTTTCAGAGGTTCGCTTCAACGCAGTCTGTGCCGGGCTTCTGAAAACCTCGTCTTCAGCCGGGATCCCCGGCTATGTCGACAGCTATCTGTTCGCTGAGCAGGCTATACTCAGAAAGAAAAACCTGGAAACTCAGGAAGTAGCTGATGCAGCCGTTTTCCTGCTCAGCAGGCGCAGTTCAGGCATCAATGCCCAGAAAATCATTGTGGACGCAGGAATGGAAACGAATTATTTCGATAAAAAGATAGTGGAAAAAGTAGTCAAGTAA
- the fabZ gene encoding 3-hydroxyacyl-ACP dehydratase FabZ, with the protein MTDILPHRPPFLFIDEIVSATDTFILAKRKIRADEFFFQGHYPGNPVLPGVLLCEAMFQAGAALLALKLPEMPEGIPAVTRVNNVKFKKLVRPGDELQIEAQFLEKIANAYLFKGKIRVGETIAAACDFTCTVVDEKDKL; encoded by the coding sequence GTGACTGACATTCTGCCACATCGCCCTCCCTTCCTCTTCATCGATGAAATCGTGTCGGCTACAGACACGTTTATTCTAGCAAAGCGTAAAATCAGAGCAGACGAGTTCTTTTTTCAGGGCCATTACCCGGGCAATCCGGTCCTGCCGGGTGTCCTGCTCTGTGAAGCCATGTTCCAGGCCGGGGCAGCACTGCTCGCTCTCAAGCTTCCTGAAATGCCCGAGGGGATCCCTGCTGTGACAAGAGTCAATAATGTCAAATTCAAAAAGCTTGTCCGTCCGGGGGATGAACTGCAGATCGAAGCGCAATTCCTGGAAAAAATAGCCAATGCCTATCTGTTCAAGGGTAAAATCAGGGTAGGCGAAACCATCGCTGCAGCCTGCGATTTCACCTGCACGGTTGTGGATGAAAAAGATAAATTGTAA